From one Lycium barbarum isolate Lr01 chromosome 6, ASM1917538v2, whole genome shotgun sequence genomic stretch:
- the LOC132643748 gene encoding uncharacterized protein LOC132643748 isoform X1 yields MEIPKRKGSKKKKRGGSKRRMTSEQTWAYNCVSEWVFVDRSHSSPTVDFALPWNQPKEKLVFELHSHSLHSDGFLSPSKLVERAHQNGVKVLSLTDHDTMSGIPEALEAASRFGIKIIPGVEISTMFSQGRDSASDEPVHILAYYSSCGPAKFDQVDKFLSSIRDGRFLRAENMILKLNKLKLPLKWEQVAKIAGKGVAPGRLHVARAMVEAGHVENLKQAFSRYLYDGGPAYATGSEPHAEEAVQFICETGGVAVLAHPWALKDPIAVVRRLKEVGLHGIEAYRSDGKLAAAYSDLADTYDLLKLGGSDFHGRGGKQESDVGSAGLPMLAVHEFLKVARPIWCRAITEILENYIDNPSETNLQLIMSFGKPKVCWGISPGNCPGDFISRCLSFWLTNEERQNVEFEAIKLKLAAISVNQ; encoded by the exons ATGGAAATCCCCAAGAGAAAAGggtcgaagaagaagaagagaggtgGTTCAAAGAGAAGAATGACATCTGAACAGACTTGGGCATACAATTGTGTGAGTGAATGGGTTTTCGTGGACCGCTCTCATTCTTCACCCACTGTCGATTTTGCCCTTCCTTGGAATCAGCCTAAAGAGAAATTAGTGTTTGAGTTACATTCTCATTCTCTTCATAGTGATGGCTTCTTATCACCTTCCAAGCTCGTCGAAAGAGCCCATCAAAATGGG GTGAAAGTTCTTTCATTGACAGATCATGATACTATGTCTGGCATCCCTGAAGCACTGGAAGCAGCTAGTAGATTTGGCATTAAAATTATTCCCGGAGTTGAAATTAGTACAATGTTCTCCCAAGG GAGGGACTCTGCATCAGATGAACCAGTGCACATTCTTGCTTACTACAGCAGTTGTGGACCAGCAAAATTTGATCAAGTAGATAAGTTCCTGAGTAGTATACGGGATGGACGTTTCCTCCGTGCCGAGAACATGATTTTAAAACTTAACAAACTGAAGTTGCCACTTAAGTGGGAGCAGGTAGCAAAAATTGCAGGAAAAGGAGTTGCTCCAGGGAGGCTGCATGTTGCCCGTGCTATGGTTGAAGCTGGCCATGTAGAGAATCTAAAACAGGCATTTTCCCGATATCTTTATGATGGAGGACCTGCTTATGCTAC GGGAAGCGAACCACATGCAGAGGAAGCCGTCCAATTTATATGTGAGACAGGAGGTGTGGCAGTTTTGGCACATCCATGGGCATTAAAAGATCCAATTGCTGTTGTTAGAAGATTGAAAGAAGTTGGCCTACATGGTATAGAGGCCTACAGGAGTGATGGAAAACTAGCAG CAGCATACAGTGACCTAGCAGATACTTATGATCTGCTGAAGCTTGGGGGTTCAGATTTCCATGGAAGAGGAGGGAAGCAGGAGTCTGACGTGGGAAGCGCGGGCCTTCCAATGTTGGCGGTCCATGAATTTCTCAAGGTGGCCCGCCCTATCTGGTGCAGAGCCATTACGGAAATTCTGGAGAATTACATAGATAATCCCTCAGAAACAAACTTACAACTTATTATGAGTTTTGGAAAGCCTAAAGTTTGCTGGGGCATTTCTCCTGGGAATTGTCCCGGTGATTTTATCAGCCGATGCTTATCATTCTGGTTGACAAATGAGGAGAGACAGAATGTGGAATTTGAAGCCATCAAACTGAAGCTTGCAGCCATCTCAGTGAATCAATGA
- the LOC132643748 gene encoding uncharacterized protein LOC132643748 isoform X2: MEIPKRKGSKKKKRGGSKRRMTSEQTWAYNCVSEWVFVDRSHSSPTVDFALPWNQPKEKLVFELHSHSLHSDGFLSPSKLVERAHQNGVKVLSLTDHDTMSGIPEALEAASRFGIKIIPGVEISTMFSQGRDSASDEPVHILAYYSSCGPAKFDQVDKFLSSIRDGRFLRAENMILKLNKLKLPLKWEQVAKIAGKGVAPGRLHVARAMVEAGHVENLKQAFSRYLYDGGPAYATGSEPHAEEAVQFICETGGVAVLAHPWALKDPIAVVRRLKEVGLHGIEAYRSDGKLAAYSDLADTYDLLKLGGSDFHGRGGKQESDVGSAGLPMLAVHEFLKVARPIWCRAITEILENYIDNPSETNLQLIMSFGKPKVCWGISPGNCPGDFISRCLSFWLTNEERQNVEFEAIKLKLAAISVNQ, translated from the exons ATGGAAATCCCCAAGAGAAAAGggtcgaagaagaagaagagaggtgGTTCAAAGAGAAGAATGACATCTGAACAGACTTGGGCATACAATTGTGTGAGTGAATGGGTTTTCGTGGACCGCTCTCATTCTTCACCCACTGTCGATTTTGCCCTTCCTTGGAATCAGCCTAAAGAGAAATTAGTGTTTGAGTTACATTCTCATTCTCTTCATAGTGATGGCTTCTTATCACCTTCCAAGCTCGTCGAAAGAGCCCATCAAAATGGG GTGAAAGTTCTTTCATTGACAGATCATGATACTATGTCTGGCATCCCTGAAGCACTGGAAGCAGCTAGTAGATTTGGCATTAAAATTATTCCCGGAGTTGAAATTAGTACAATGTTCTCCCAAGG GAGGGACTCTGCATCAGATGAACCAGTGCACATTCTTGCTTACTACAGCAGTTGTGGACCAGCAAAATTTGATCAAGTAGATAAGTTCCTGAGTAGTATACGGGATGGACGTTTCCTCCGTGCCGAGAACATGATTTTAAAACTTAACAAACTGAAGTTGCCACTTAAGTGGGAGCAGGTAGCAAAAATTGCAGGAAAAGGAGTTGCTCCAGGGAGGCTGCATGTTGCCCGTGCTATGGTTGAAGCTGGCCATGTAGAGAATCTAAAACAGGCATTTTCCCGATATCTTTATGATGGAGGACCTGCTTATGCTAC GGGAAGCGAACCACATGCAGAGGAAGCCGTCCAATTTATATGTGAGACAGGAGGTGTGGCAGTTTTGGCACATCCATGGGCATTAAAAGATCCAATTGCTGTTGTTAGAAGATTGAAAGAAGTTGGCCTACATGGTATAGAGGCCTACAGGAGTGATGGAAAACTAGCAG CATACAGTGACCTAGCAGATACTTATGATCTGCTGAAGCTTGGGGGTTCAGATTTCCATGGAAGAGGAGGGAAGCAGGAGTCTGACGTGGGAAGCGCGGGCCTTCCAATGTTGGCGGTCCATGAATTTCTCAAGGTGGCCCGCCCTATCTGGTGCAGAGCCATTACGGAAATTCTGGAGAATTACATAGATAATCCCTCAGAAACAAACTTACAACTTATTATGAGTTTTGGAAAGCCTAAAGTTTGCTGGGGCATTTCTCCTGGGAATTGTCCCGGTGATTTTATCAGCCGATGCTTATCATTCTGGTTGACAAATGAGGAGAGACAGAATGTGGAATTTGAAGCCATCAAACTGAAGCTTGCAGCCATCTCAGTGAATCAATGA
- the LOC132643749 gene encoding aminotransferase ALD1, chloroplastic, producing the protein MFSTSTSIFLQPRASLKVQREEIATTGNYYSTRVARNPNLEKLQTNYLFPEILERELKHVEKYPNAKLISLGVGDTTQPLPQSVALRMSNYARALSTPQGYTGYGLEQGNKELRRTIAETLYKDLSVEESEVFVSDGAQCDLSRVQLLLGSNVSIAVQDPSFPGYIDSSVIMGQSGDLKNESGRYGNIKYMKCSPENDFFPDLSKTARTDVIFFCSPNNPTGHAASRQQLQQLVDFAQLNGSIIVYDAAYAAYVSDSSPKSIYEIPGSRKVAIEISSFSKIAGFTGVRLGWTVVPKELRYSNGFPVIHDFNRIICTSFNGASNIAQAGGLACLSREGFQEVMCKVDYYKENAKILVDTFTSLGLRVYGGRNAPYVWVHFPGSRSWDVFNWILDKTHIITVPGIGFGPSGEGYIRVSAFGRRDGILEASKRLTTLLC; encoded by the exons ATGTTTTCCACATCCACTTCTATTTTCTTGCAGCCTAGAGCTAG TTTGAAAGTGCAAAGAGAGGAAATTG CGACTACAGGTAATTATTATTCAACAAGAGTAGCCCGCAACCCAAACTTGGAGAAGTTGCAAACTAACTATTTGTTTCCTGAG ATCTTAGAGAGGGAGCTTAAGCATGTGGAGAAGTACCCAAATGCTAAATTAATAAGCCTTGGAGTTGGTGACACCACACAGCCCTTACCCCAATCTGTTGCCTTGAGAATGTCTAAT TATGCACGTGCTCTTTCAACACCTCAAGGATATACTGGCTACGGACTGGAACAAGGGAACAAG GAACTAAGAAGAACAATTGCAGAAACATTATATAAAGATCTTTCTGTAGAAGAAAGTGAGGTCTTTGTATCTGATGGTGCACAGTGTGATCTCTCAAGAGTTCAG TTGCTTTTGGGTTCAAATGTGTCAATTGCTGTGCAGGATCCATCATTTCCA GGATATATAGATTCAAGTGTGATTATGGGGCAGAGTGGTGATTTGAAGAATGAGTCGGGAAGATATGGAAATATAAAGTACATGAAGTGCAGCCCAGAGAATGACTTCTTCCCAGATCTCTCCAAAACTGCAAGAACAGATGTTATCTTCTTCTGCTCTCCAAACAATCCCACTGGTCATGCAGCATCAAGGCAGCAATTGCAACAACTTGTTGACTTTGCACAACTAAATGGTTCAATTATCGTCTATGATGCAGCTTATGCTGCTTATGTTTCTGACTCAAGTCCTAAATCTATTTATGAGATCCCTGGTTCCAGAAAG GTTGCGATTGAGATCTCATCCTTCTCAAAGATTGCGGGGTTCACAGGTGTCCGTCTGGGATGGACTGTAGTGCCTAAGGAACTCCGCTATTCAAATGGATTTCCTGTTATACACGATTTCAATCGCATCATATGTACTAGCTTTAACGGTGCTTCCAACATAGCTCAGGCTGGTGGACTGGCTTGCCTCTCCCGGGAGGGTTTCCAGGAAGTTATGTGTAAAGTAGACTACTACAAGGAGAATGCGAAGATTTTAGTTGACACTTTTACTTCGCTGGGATTAAGAGTTTATGGAGGTAGGAATGCGCCTTATGTTTGGGTACATTTCCCAGGTTCCAGATCATGGGATGTGTTCAATTGGATTCTTGATAAGACTCACATCATTACAGTCCCTGGAATTGGATTTGGTCCAAGTGGTGAAGGTTACATAAGGGTTTCTGCTTTTGGACGCAGAGACGGCATCTTGGAAGCATCTAAAAGACTCACAACCTTACTTTGCTAG